The following proteins are co-located in the [Pasteurella] mairii genome:
- the eda2 gene encoding KHG/KDPG aldolase-2 encodes MSYTTEQIVKKLAELKVIPVIALDKAEDILPLAKTLADNGLPVLEITFRSAAAEQAIRLARQHYPDILIAAGTVLTTEQLFAAKNAGADCVVTPGFNPKIVQLCQDLALPVMPGVNNPMSIEAALEMGINAVKFFPAEASGGVKMIKALLGPYGDLNIMPTGGININNIKDYLAIPNVVACGGSWFVEKSLINGQKWNEIGQLVQEAVSLVQK; translated from the coding sequence ATGAGTTATACAACAGAACAAATTGTAAAAAAATTAGCGGAATTAAAAGTGATTCCGGTGATTGCTTTAGATAAAGCAGAAGATATTTTGCCTTTAGCAAAAACATTAGCCGATAACGGTTTGCCGGTGTTAGAAATTACGTTTCGTTCCGCTGCTGCTGAACAGGCTATCCGATTAGCCCGTCAACATTATCCTGATATTTTGATTGCTGCCGGTACAGTTTTAACCACAGAGCAATTATTTGCCGCTAAAAATGCTGGTGCAGATTGTGTTGTGACGCCAGGATTTAATCCGAAAATTGTACAACTTTGTCAAGATTTAGCGTTACCAGTTATGCCGGGCGTAAATAACCCGATGTCTATTGAGGCAGCACTTGAAATGGGAATTAATGCTGTTAAGTTCTTTCCAGCAGAGGCAAGTGGCGGGGTAAAAATGATCAAAGCATTATTAGGTCCTTATGGCGATCTGAATATTATGCCGACCGGAGGTATCAATATAAATAATATTAAGGATTATCTTGCTATTCCGAATGTTGTTGCTTGCGGAGGATCATGGTTTGTAGAAAAATCGTTGATCAATGGTCAGAAATGGAATGAAATCGGACAGTTAGTTCAAGAAGCGGTAAGCTTAGTTCAGAAATAA